One Glycine max cultivar Williams 82 chromosome 6, Glycine_max_v4.0, whole genome shotgun sequence DNA segment encodes these proteins:
- the LOC100820237 gene encoding protein EDS1L — protein sequence MAVGSLGDNIGLKEEFITNVCGLAFQANMSPENLYHFHEIEIFSEIYHVFSFSGSWNPHEWLVNNKPFGETKIDHALFPSLRSIGNDEAALVNEGFAKRFDLILKTSSIKSEVNKAMVDGKQVVFTGHSSGAAIAILATFWALEEYLNPTKPQNLKHPFCVTFGSPLIGNHIFSHSSRRENWSHYFIHFVLRYDIVPRILLAPFSSVGQTFSSILQILDPNFETSTQDPTRNCVISQFYSTVMTNAATVTSHAAGILMGSTNMLLETVTNFVDLSPYRPFGTYVFCNGNGQLIVVKNSDAVLQLLFHTAQLSNFAELEEVANNSILQHLNYVAELQESLGMQNVVYLEQLEQLPLSADGSNSDVATALDGLGLSPRARLCLRAAANLATRKLDNEDKIKQKKVFIEQKMKDLKKYREMWEHQNVGFYDGFREHKKKEDFKANVTRLELASVWDEIMEKLRSYQLPDEFEGNKEWVDLGSRFRQLMEPLDIANYYRHARHYEDGSSSYMLRGRPKRYRYTQKWLEHAERRPQEPSSTSCFWAEVEDLRYKTSYSNSSSFEDVKERVEQLEAQLQAWSEKGELANDVFLEGSTLVKWWKTLPLQHKQQSCIRNLINE from the exons ATGGCTGTTGGGTCGCTTGGAGACAACATAGGATTGAAAGAAGAGTTCATCACCAATGTGTGTGGTTTGGCCTTCCAAGCTAACATGTCACCGGAGAATCTCTACCATTTCCATGAGATTGAGATTTTTTCCGAAATTTATCATGTTTTCAGCTTTTCAGGGTCTTGGAACCCCCATGAATGGCTTGTTAATAACAAACCTTTTGGGGAAACAAAGATAGATCATGCCCTGTTTCCTTCACTTAGAAGTATTGGCAATGATGAAGCTGCTTTGGTGAATGAAGGCTTCGCAAAGAGATTCGACCTCATATTGAAAACTAGCTCCATTAAATCTGAG GTGAATAAGGCTATGGTTGATGGAAAGCAAGTAGTGTTTACAGGGCACTCTTCTGGTGCTGCAATAGCAATTCTTGCTACCTTTTGGGCCTTGGAAGAGTACCTTAACCCAACCAAACCCCAAAACCTCAAGCATCCCTTTTGTGTTACTTTTGGGTCTCCCTTAATTGGCAATCATATATTCTCTCACTCTTCAAGGAGAGAAAATTGGTCTCACTATTTCatacactttgttttgaggtaTGACATAGTGCCAAGGATTTTGCTTGCTCCCTTCTCTTCTGTTGGCCAAACTTTTAGCTCTATTCTTCAAATCTTGGACCCCAACTTCGAAACTTCCACCCAAGACCCAACAAGGAATTGTGTAATCTCTCAATTTTACTCAACTGTGATGACAAACGCAGCAACTGTTACAAGCCATGCTGCTGGCATTCTCATGGGCAGCACAAACATGTTATTGGAGACAGTGACGAATTTTGTTGACTTAAGCCCTTATAGGCCCTTTGGAACATATGTTTTCTGCAATGGAAATGGACAGCTGATTGTGGTGAAAAACTCAGATGCTGTTTTGCAACTCTTGTTCCACACTGCTCAGTTAAGCAATTTTGCAGAACTAGAAGAAGTTGCCAATAATAGCATATTGCAACACCTGAACTATGTGGCTGAGTTGCAGGAAAGCTTGGGAATGCAGAATGTAGTGTACTTGGAGCAACTTGAGCAACTTCCCTTGTCAGCTGATGGTTCAAATAGCGATGTTGCAACAGCCTTGGATGGCCTTGGACTG AGCCCAAGAGCAAGACTTTGCCTTCGAGCAGCAGCAAATTTGGCGACAAGAAAACTTGACAACGAagataaaatcaaacaaaagaaaGTTTTTATTGAGCAAAAAATGAAAGACCTTAAAAAATACAGAGAAATGTGGGAGCATCAAAACGTTGGTTTCTACGATGGCTTCAGGGAGCACAAGAAAAAAGAGGACTTCAAGGCAAATGTGACAAGGCTAGAGTTGGCAAGTGTGTGGGACGAGATCATGGAAAAGCTAAGAAGTTACCAACTCCCAGATGAGTTTGAAGGCAACAAAGAATGGGTAGATCTTGGATCAAGGTTTCGACAACTAATGGAGCCTCTAGATATTGCCAATTATTACCGTCATGCAAGGCATTACGAGGATGGTTCTTCTTCTTACATGCTTAGGGGAAGGCCTAAACGATATAGGTACACCCAAAAATGGTTGGAACATGCTGAGAGAAGGCCACAGGAACCTAGCTCCACATCTTGTTTCTGGGCTGAGGTGGAGGATCTTCGCTACAAAACCAGTTATAGTAATAGCTCATCATTTGAAGATGTTAAGGAAAGGGTTGAGCAATTGGAGGCTCAATTACAAGCATGGAGCGAAAAGGGGGAGTTGGCTAATGATGTCTTCTTGGAGGGTTCTACCTTGGTCAAGTGGTGGAAAACTCTACCTCTACAACACAAGCAACAATCATGCATTAGAAATCTAATAAATGAGTGA